The proteins below come from a single Loxodonta africana isolate mLoxAfr1 chromosome 20, mLoxAfr1.hap2, whole genome shotgun sequence genomic window:
- the SOD1 gene encoding superoxide dismutase [Cu-Zn] — translation MTTKAVCVLKGDGPVAGTVYFEQKGDGSVKVWGKIKGLTEGLHGFHVHQFGDNTQGCTSAGPHFNPQSKKHGGPKSEERHVGDLGNVTADKDGVADVCIEDSVISLTGSNSIIGRTMVIHEKADDLGQGGNEESTKTGNAGGRLACGVIGIAPQ, via the exons ATGACGACCAAGGCCGTGTGTGTGCTGAAGGGCGACGGCCCGGTGGCGGGCACCGTCTACTTCGAGCAGAAG GGAGACGGGTCCGTCAAGGTTTGGGGAAAAATCAAAGGACTGACGGAAGGCCTCCATGGATTCCACGTTCACCAGTTTGGAGATAATACACAAG GCTGTACCAGTGCTGGTCCTCACTTTAATCCTCAGTCCAAAAAACATGGTGGGCCCAAGTCTGAAGAGAG GCATGTTGGAGACCTGGGCAATGTGACTGCTGACAAGGATGGCGTGGCCGACGTGTGTATTGAAGACTCTGTGATCTCGCTCACAGGAAGCAATTCTATCATTGGCCGCACCATGGTG ATCCATGAAAAAGCGGATGACTTGGGCCAAGGTGGAAATGAAGAAAGCACCAAGACAGGCAATGCTGGAGGTCGTCTGGCTTGTGGTGTGATTGGGATCGCGCCCCAATAA